TCAACCTCAAAGCACGGTTTTGAAAAGTTAATGTATTACACGTGTTTGCGTAACTTATTGGgaattacaaacataattttttaacatttatttcaacgaTGGAGGCAGATGGAGGTGTCAAAGGTTTGTagatatttcgtaataaaatttcaaaaagcgGTTCGATAAAACTACGCATTATCATTGATAATTTGTCCGGTACACCTCATGCGTTCAAATTAATTTCGGATAACtgtgtttatataaagaaatgtttctattttattatttctataaacacCTCTTTTATTAAAGCATGTAGTAAAGCGACTTGAACGATGTTCTTAGAATTCGTTTttagtcaaatttatttataaaacatttttcagcTCCTGTAACTCGTTTACGGAGAAGAATGTCCGTAGAACAGTCTGAAGAGAGCAAGTCGCCTGCACTTAACACTCCAACCAAGAAGAGAGGAGGAAGAAGAGCTGCTAAACCTGACTTAGACCTCATTGATGAAAATAGTAATGAGATTCAtcataaattaactaattatgttttatataaagtcCTTTTTAGTCTCGGAAACTTTGTATTGCATATCTAActatttgcataatttaatttatttttatgcaatagcaaaacattgaataataatattgtgtttttaaactaaaacataaaTTGTGTTAATTCAACAGACCCAGACAACACTACAAAAACGACTACTAAAAAAGCACCAGTAAAAGAAATTATTGACTCTATTGATGAAAAACCTGTCACACCATCAAGACGTAGCACAAGAATAAAATCAAACACAAGTATTGTATCAGACATTGCTTTAGCAGTTGATTCTCCTAGAGCCAAAAGAGCCATTAGAAGAACTTCACAAATTggtttgtaaattttgtaaatactttaCTCATATTGTACAAACACTTAATACAAACATtatcaattgttatttataattaataaaaacattatcataaatttacAGGAAGTGATACTGAAGCACCACCCACACCAGTTCGACAAACTCGTAGAACTAGAAAAGACTCTACTTCCAGCATAGAAAAgggtaaaattgtaatttaaatgtaactctGAAATAGtttgacttatttatataattataaaggaaaCACAATTGacacatacaaatttatattttcagttgAAATTCAACCCAGTACTAAAccaacaatacaaattaatgaaattattccTGAAGAACCAGAAAACAATGCTAGAAAATCTACAAATAGTACtgatacaaatgaaaaaaatacctctaCAGGCAATGTGCGTAAGAGTCCACGccttaaagaaaaaattaagcaaaacaCCTCTGTTATTGAAAAAGAGAGTAGTCAAGTTGACCATGATGAACCAACTGTTGAAACCAAAAatacttcattaaataaatctttggaAACTTCAATTCCTAAGGAATCTGAGAATAAAGATGAAGAGACTGCTAATATCAAGATTTCTCAAAAAAATAGACATTCCTTACTTACttctaatttactaaaaaatttaaatactgaaGCCAAGACTAATAATGTACACCTTAATAAAAGCACATCAGCTTTGGAAACCAAACGCaatggtaataaaaaaagaaacagaacTAAGTCTTGGACTATTGCAACGGTTGAAAATGAAAACAACTTTTACAGTGATAATGAAGggttaagaaaaaaacaaactgATGGAACTAAAATTCCCATagtccaattaaataaatttaattcaggtGATGGCTTAAATACAAGCATGGATAAAGGCAAAGTTAACAAATCTAAGATTAAGGGAAATGGTAACAGCTTTATGGAAGGAGATATTGATACATCCATGACAGATgtgattaataaaagtataaataaaaagaataatgaaaataaatcattattaaatcaaagcagcaatgaaaaaaataatctgaatgtaacaaacaaactttttgAAACAGAACCAAGTTGTGACATTCAAACTATTGTATATATTGATGAAGATTCAGATACTAATTCTGTTAAAGTTGGTATTCAAAATAGACATGAACATGAAGATCAATGTGTTCCTGTAATTCAACATTCCGATCAATTAGAAAAAGATATTTCTCAATTCTCTGTGATGTCTCAAAAAAATGATTCAATTAAAGCAAATGTATCCAATAATGCTAATCTAATGAATGATAGCTGTGAACCTATGGATGTTGATGAAACAATACCTGAAAGTTCATTGATACCTGAAATAAAacctaacaaaatatattcaagttcTCCTTCTGTGCTATTAGATAAAAGTGaatcaaaagaaaaacaacTTAACAAATCTAAAAGAAATTCATCCATATtactaaatcttaataaaagtgaaaatgaaaataaaagtactttaatATTGTCACAACTCAAAGACAGTTCTTCAGgtgatattaataatgttacaaaatctcctcaaataaaacaaagtttgttattaaaaacaacagATGATTTAAATGCGACCCAGGAAAATGACAATAATAAGAGAAATCTTTCACTTAATTATGTAACAACAAGCACACCCTTACAACAGAAAAATTTGCAAAAACTGGGTAATATTAACACCTCCATCATTGCAAATaatgatacaaataatattaaaaataaaataaatttatctagaAATGACAAGACATCTGATAATGTGGACAATGAAATTTCATCTGAAGAAGAAACTagccaaaataatattaatgaaatttctaagaataaatcaaatttaaataattctttgaaCAAAACAGAGAATAATAAAGAGAAATCAATGagtaaaaatgaaaaagaaaaaattaccaGCCAGACCAGCAAAGATTCAATTGATTCGACAGAAGAGAATAAATCaatcaacaataaaattaataaaatggaaaGCAATAGTTCCAACTCTTCTAAAAAATCAGTTATTAAATCTTTTCCATCAACTGACTCTGATGATGAAATGGCATCAAATGATGAATCACAAGAATCTGTTAATCTTATAGATGACGAAGCTGAAGATGCCGGTGACTCCTATGAATCAGGTGACAGCCAAAATGAAAATGAGCGCCAATATTTAAAAGAGAATGAGATATTAGATAAAGGAGAAACACTAACATCCGATGATGACTTATCTGACGATTCTGACTATGAAAAAGACTCATTTGTAGTTAGTTCAGCTGAAGAAGATAATGAATTATTAGATGGTACGGAAGATGACCTATCTATGAGTGACAATGAACTGAAAATGACAAAAGagtcaaagaaaaaatatgatgAACGCAAAAAGAAGGAACAGAAAAAGGCCTCCAGGGAAATGTATGAGTCTCggcacaaattaaatatttcaaataaaagctCTAGTTCTGAAGTAGGAAACTCCAAAAGACGTAAAAAACAACAACTAAGTTCTTCAGAATCTGAAGACGAAACAGAAgtaaaatcaaagaaaaaaaatcaccgAATGAGATTGGATTCCAGTCATGAAGTGAGTTTGTGGGAAAATGAAAATGGGAATAAAATTtcagataaaaaaagaaaaagcctATCTGAGAGTTATTGTGACGATAATGCTGTAAATGAAAAGGAAATAACTGTATGCAATGAGAGCTTAAAAGAAATTGATCCATTAACTACTCACATAAAAGAGGAACAAAAAACGCCAAAAAAAGCTGATTCTTCTATAGCATTTATTAATACTGAAAATGATCCGAATATGGAAAGTGAACTGACAAAAACTCAAACAGAATTTCTAGATCCATTAGAAGATTCTATGGCTGATGAAGATTCTCTTAGTAGTGACAATgagaatataatacaaaactatgaTTCAATTCTTGAAGgcttaaataaaaccaataacaCAAAATCTAAGAAATGTGATATTTCACTAAATATTGATAAGaaaaaagataagaaaaaaaatactgctaTAATTGATGAACTAAACTTAACTCAAATTAAATCtgctaaaaaagtaaaaaataataagcagaAGCAGAAAGAAAGTAATACTttgacagaaaataaaattattaaaccaGATATAGACCGCGACTCATCCCCTGATTCAATTgatttacatttgttattttctgAAGATAGCAATAGCAGTGAGAAcatagagaataaaaaaaatacttcaaacaCAGAAGAGTTTATTCCCTTGAAGCGAATTGAAGGTAAAACTGACATAAGGGAAAATACAggtaattatcaaaaaaatatttacttaaccaatacatactattaattaatattattaactgaacataatacatcaatattttttcagataTGAGCAACCAAGCTGATAAATTAAGTAATCTTGAtattagttacaataaaaaaaataagaaacataaATCAAAAACTGCTACTACTTCTGGTAAgacttttatgaaatataaaaatgtaatttattgtcATTCTGAGAATTTTTGTGAAATGGGAATTCTTAAGATACCGTACCTAATTACATTCAATAGATCTTGATTcaggtaaaattaaataaaaatgtgcaaTCCACAAAACCATGAATATTGTCTGAACTGTGTTGAAGatatattcattcattaaaattatgctGTACAAGCTGATGCAATACCAGTATTGGATTTTTCCAATTGGATAAAAATCAGTGAAGtagatttatttgtgttttaattcatTGATTGGCGGTGAGGAAAAGCAATGTTAGAAATAGTGTGTCAagtgtatatataacattatttgtttaagtgtaattgttaatttttacataaaagtcacaaaaaggaaagaaaaataaactttcataatatatattaatatattcataatataaattctttacAGATAACACAAATGAAAATGATGAAAGCTTCTTTATTGATACAGAGGGCGCCATTGCACAATGCaacaattcattaaataaatccaGCTCAAAAAagaataagaagaaattatctCTTGTAAATAATGGTAAGATTTATGAAAGAAGtctaacttaaaattaaactttaatattgctGTCATCAATTAATTATGCTTttgttaaattgatataaaatttatcttatatttaatttcagataATCTGGATGAAGACAATGAtgaaataaaagacaaaaaagaTGTAAGCATAGCTGTAAACAAAtcaggtatataaaaaaaataattatttatatatttttaaaattaaaattacatattattaaaaaaatattttctgtatatgtattgtatgtatttcagGAGCTAATGACAATTCTGACTCTGATGGTCCTATGGATGTGccttttaaaaaagaaaatcgaaACTCTAAAATACAAGAAAACCTTCATGAAGATAGAAAGGATGagacaggttttgttttatttttatataaattgcatgcttaatttaattgtttgaaatCATTTTCCTTACCAATATCATCATTATTGTTTTAGATGGTGCTAGTAATAAATCAGTTACGAAAACTCCaaacagtgaaaaaaaaaagaaaaagaagttGACTGAATCACTAAACCTAGAACCAAcaggtatttaatatattacacttgagttagtaaattttttgcaatttatctttttttataaatatttaaataaaccagtGTACACCTACTTTGATTGCtataaaatactatactatattatactGTTAATTTTGAACATgtagtattgtttttttcaatattcgtttttaatatttttctctatattaaaaattgtattttactatatttgagtatcaataaaattatatatcggTATTTTTTCAGTAAAAGAAACTGACTTGAATGGTTCATTGAGcaagaataaaaagaaaaaggcTACTGATATGATAAATGAAGAATCAACTCAAAAAGGTaaacaatagtaatatttagtttaaaggaATAAATATCATGATACAATtttcgtaaca
This genomic stretch from Vanessa atalanta chromosome 5, ilVanAtal1.2, whole genome shotgun sequence harbors:
- the LOC125063881 gene encoding dentin sialophosphoprotein-like isoform X4; the protein is MEADGGVKAPVTRLRRRMSVEQSEESKSPALNTPTKKRGGRRAAKPDLDLIDENNPDNTTKTTTKKAPVKEIIDSIDEKPVTPSRRSTRIKSNTSIVSDIALAVDSPRAKRAIRRTSQIGSDTEAPPTPVRQTRRTRKDSTSSIEKVEIQPSTKPTIQINEIIPEEPENNARKSTNSTDTNEKNTSTGNVRKSPRLKEKIKQNTSVIEKESSQVDHDEPTVETKNTSLNKSLETSIPKESENKDEETANIKISQKNRHSLLTSNLLKNLNTEAKTNNVHLNKSTSALETKRNGNKKRNRTKSWTIATVENENNFYSDNEGLRKKQTDGTKIPIVQLNKFNSGDGLNTSMDKGKVNKSKIKGNGNSFMEGDIDTSMTDVINKSINKKNNENKSLLNQSSNEKNNLNVTNKLFETEPSCDIQTIVYIDEDSDTNSVKVGIQNRHEHEDQCVPVIQHSDQLEKDISQFSVMSQKNDSIKANVSNNANLMNDSCEPMDVDETIPESSLIPEIKPNKIYSSSPSVLLDKSESKEKQLNKSKRNSSILLNLNKSENENKSTLILSQLKDSSSGDINNVTKSPQIKQSLLLKTTDDLNATQENDNNKRNLSLNYVTTSTPLQQKNLQKLGNINTSIIANNDTNNIKNKINLSRNDKTSDNVDNEISSEEETSQNNINEISKNKSNLNNSLNKTENNKEKSMSKNEKEKITSQTSKDSIDSTEENKSINNKINKMESNSSNSSKKSVIKSFPSTDSDDEMASNDESQESVNLIDDEAEDAGDSYESGDSQNENERQYLKENEILDKGETLTSDDDLSDDSDYEKDSFVVSSAEEDNELLDGTEDDLSMSDNELKMTKESKKKYDERKKKEQKKASREMYESRHKLNISNKSSSSEVGNSKRRKKQQLSSSESEDETEVKSKKKNHRMRLDSSHEVSLWENENGNKISDKKRKSLSESYCDDNAVNEKEITVCNESLKEIDPLTTHIKEEQKTPKKADSSIAFINTENDPNMESELTKTQTEFLDPLEDSMADEDSLSSDNENIIQNYDSILEGLNKTNNTKSKKCDISLNIDKKKDKKKNTAIIDELNLTQIKSAKKVKNNKQKQKESNTLTENKIIKPDIDRDSSPDSIDLHLLFSEDSNSSENIENKKNTSNTEEFIPLKRIEGKTDIRENTDMSNQADKLSNLDISYNKKNKKHKSKTATTSDNTNENDESFFIDTEGAIAQCNNSLNKSSSKKNKKKLSLVNNDNLDEDNDEIKDKKDVSIAVNKSGANDNSDSDGPMDVPFKKENRNSKIQENLHEDRKDETDGASNKSVTKTPNSEKKKKKKLTESLNLEPTVKETDLNGSLSKNKKKKATDMINEESTQKDVPEQVVDESITKTPGSKKKKRMSQSEIQEQVPNAEDAPTDKSFSTPSNILKKKKQLIYSPESVQIEPKEELSLDVSKIKTPGSQKKKKLSLQSQDCEQSGDLHETKLNTSKIKTPGSQKKKNVTVSENEKEDFNIMTPGSAESKKTNSLFSSVESNLLTTAEFNDSKNTKKRKRKSSQTTPEDTVLEDKLNTPKKLNESLVGSQKKKRKVSQNEEAVRNTEPILNENLGQSNVGKKKKLKNETHPKVQNTTTEVKTNKRKVRDDDDGNKIAKVAKENSFDTVHVPRLPTSILKQLDDKPKQLSTAKKLKLVSTTQFSVAEARRRRNKPSNYLEESVYINDDEYENKKQKKVLPKPKVLPFVPTVLTSASGYTTNFKVNVIPTEMKFVAQSNTISNFKEDFLFNKNIRRHGTYELYKRKRNIKISKF
- the LOC125063881 gene encoding dentin sialophosphoprotein-like isoform X2 encodes the protein MEADGGVKAPVTRLRRRMSVEQSEESKSPALNTPTKKRGGRRAAKPDLDLIDENNPDNTTKTTTKKAPVKEIIDSIDEKPVTPSRRSTRIKSNTSIVSDIALAVDSPRAKRAIRRTSQIGSDTEAPPTPVRQTRRTRKDSTSSIEKVEIQPSTKPTIQINEIIPEEPENNARKSTNSTDTNEKNTSTGNVRKSPRLKEKIKQNTSVIEKESSQVDHDEPTVETKNTSLNKSLETSIPKESENKDEETANIKISQKNRHSLLTSNLLKNLNTEAKTNNVHLNKSTSALETKRNGNKKRNRTKSWTIATVENENNFYSDNEGLRKKQTDGTKIPIVQLNKFNSGDGLNTSMDKGKVNKSKIKGNGNSFMEGDIDTSMTDVINKSINKKNNENKSLLNQSSNEKNNLNVTNKLFETEPSCDIQTIVYIDEDSDTNSVKVGIQNRHEHEDQCVPVIQHSDQLEKDISQFSVMSQKNDSIKANVSNNANLMNDSCEPMDVDETIPESSLIPEIKPNKIYSSSPSVLLDKSESKEKQLNKSKRNSSILLNLNKSENENKSTLILSQLKDSSSGDINNVTKSPQIKQSLLLKTTDDLNATQENDNNKRNLSLNYVTTSTPLQQKNLQKLGNINTSIIANNDTNNIKNKINLSRNDKTSDNVDNEISSEEETSQNNINEISKNKSNLNNSLNKTENNKEKSMSKNEKEKITSQTSKDSIDSTEENKSINNKINKMESNSSNSSKKSVIKSFPSTDSDDEMASNDESQESVNLIDDEAEDAGDSYESGDSQNENERQYLKENEILDKGETLTSDDDLSDDSDYEKDSFVVSSAEEDNELLDGTEDDLSMSDNELKMTKESKKKYDERKKKEQKKASREMYESRHKLNISNKSSSSEVGNSKRRKKQQLSSSESEDETEVKSKKKNHRMRLDSSHEVSLWENENGNKISDKKRKSLSESYCDDNAVNEKEITVCNESLKEIDPLTTHIKEEQKTPKKADSSIAFINTENDPNMESELTKTQTEFLDPLEDSMADEDSLSSDNENIIQNYDSILEGLNKTNNTKSKKCDISLNIDKKKDKKKNTAIIDELNLTQIKSAKKVKNNKQKQKESNTLTENKIIKPDIDRDSSPDSIDLHLLFSEDSNSSENIENKKNTSNTEEFIPLKRIEGKTDIRENTDMSNQADKLSNLDISYNKKNKKHKSKTATTSDNTNENDESFFIDTEGAIAQCNNSLNKSSSKKNKKKLSLVNNDNLDEDNDEIKDKKDVSIAVNKSGANDNSDSDGPMDVPFKKENRNSKIQENLHEDRKDETDGASNKSVTKTPNSEKKKKKKLTESLNLEPTVKETDLNGSLSKNKKKKATDMINEESTQKDVPEQVVDESITKTPGSKKKKRMSQSEIQEQVPNAEDAPTDKSFSTPSNILKKKKQLIYSPESVQIEPKEELSLDVSKIKTPGSQKKKKLSLQSQDCEQSGDLHETKLNTSKIKTPGSQKKKNVTVSHLLVSENEKEDFNIMTPGSAESKKTNSLFSSVESNLLTTAEFNDSKNTKKRKRKSSQTTPEDTVLEDKLNTPKKLNESLVGSQKKKRKVSQNEEAVRNTEPILNENLGQSNVGKKKKLKNETHPKVQNTTTEVKTNKRKVRDDDDGNKIAKVAKENSFDTVHVPRLPTSILKQLDDKPKQLSTAKKLKLVSTTQFSVAEARRRRNKPSNYLEESVYINDDEYENKKQKKVLPKPKVLPFVPTVLTSASGYTTNFKVNVIPTEMKFVAQSNTISNFKEDFLFNKNIRRHGTYELYKRKRNIKISKF
- the LOC125063881 gene encoding dentin sialophosphoprotein-like isoform X3, encoding MEADGGVKAPVTRLRRRMSVEQSEESKSPALNTPTKKRGGRRAAKPDLDLIDENNPDNTTKTTTKKAPVKEIIDSIDEKPVTPSRRSTRIKSNTSIVSDIALAVDSPRAKRAIRRTSQIGSDTEAPPTPVRQTRRTRKDSTSSIEKVEIQPSTKPTIQINEIIPEEPENNARKSTNSTDTNEKNTSTGNVRKSPRLKEKIKQNTSVIEKESSQVDHDEPTVETKNTSLNKSLETSIPKESENKDEETANIKISQKNRHSLLTSNLLKNLNTEAKTNNVHLNKSTSALETKRNGNKKRNRTKSWTIATVENENNFYSDNEGLRKKQTDGTKIPIVQLNKFNSGDGLNTSMDKGKVNKSKIKGNGNSFMEGDIDTSMTDVINKSINKKNNENKSLLNQSSNEKNNLNVTNKLFETEPSCDIQTIVYIDEDSDTNSVKVGIQNRHEHEDQCVPVIQHSDQLEKDISQFSVMSQKNDSIKANVSNNANLMNDSCEPMDVDETIPESSLIPEIKPNKIYSSSPSVLLDKSESKEKQLNKSKRNSSILLNLNKSENENKSTLILSQLKDSSSGDINNVTKSPQIKQSLLLKTTDDLNATQENDNNKRNLSLNYVTTSTPLQQKNLQKLGNINTSIIANNDTNNIKNKINLSRNDKTSDNVDNEISSEEETSQNNINEISKNKSNLNNSLNKTENNKEKSMSKNEKEKITSQTSKDSIDSTEENKSINNKINKMESNSSNSSKKSVIKSFPSTDSDDEMASNDESQESVNLIDDEAEDAGDSYESGDSQNENERQYLKENEILDKGETLTSDDDLSDDSDYEKDSFVVSSAEEDNELLDGTEDDLSMSDNELKMTKESKKKYDERKKKEQKKASREMYESRHKLNISNKSSSSEVGNSKRRKKQQLSSSESEDETEVKSKKKNHRMRLDSSHEVSLWENENGNKISDKKRKSLSESYCDDNAVNEKEITVCNESLKEIDPLTTHIKEEQKTPKKADSSIAFINTENDPNMESELTKTQTEFLDPLEDSMADEDSLSSDNENIIQNYDSILEGLNKTNNTKSKKCDISLNIDKKKDKKKNTAIIDELNLTQIKSAKKVKNNKQKQKESNTLTENKIIKPDIDRDSSPDSIDLHLLFSEDSNSSENIENKKNTSNTEEFIPLKRIEGKTDIRENTDMSNQADKLSNLDISYNKKNKKHKSKTATTSDNTNENDESFFIDTEGAIAQCNNSLNKSSSKKNKKKLSLVNNDNLDEDNDEIKDKKDVSIAVNKSGANDNSDSDGPMDVPFKKENRNSKIQENLHEDRKDETDGASNKSVTKTPNSEKKKKKKLTESLNLEPTVKETDLNGSLSKNKKKKATDMINEESTQKDVPEQVVDESITKTPGSKKKKRMSQSEIQEQVPNAEDAPTDKSFSTPSNILKKKKQLIYSPESVQIEPKEELSLDVSKIKTPGSQKKKKLSLQSQDCEQSGDLHETKLNTSKIKTPGSQKKKNVTVSENEKEDFNIMTPGSAESKKTNSLFSSVESNLLTTAEEFNDSKNTKKRKRKSSQTTPEDTVLEDKLNTPKKLNESLVGSQKKKRKVSQNEEAVRNTEPILNENLGQSNVGKKKKLKNETHPKVQNTTTEVKTNKRKVRDDDDGNKIAKVAKENSFDTVHVPRLPTSILKQLDDKPKQLSTAKKLKLVSTTQFSVAEARRRRNKPSNYLEESVYINDDEYENKKQKKVLPKPKVLPFVPTVLTSASGYTTNFKVNVIPTEMKFVAQSNTISNFKEDFLFNKNIRRHGTYELYKRKRNIKISKF
- the LOC125063881 gene encoding dentin sialophosphoprotein-like isoform X1, translating into MEADGGVKAPVTRLRRRMSVEQSEESKSPALNTPTKKRGGRRAAKPDLDLIDENNPDNTTKTTTKKAPVKEIIDSIDEKPVTPSRRSTRIKSNTSIVSDIALAVDSPRAKRAIRRTSQIGSDTEAPPTPVRQTRRTRKDSTSSIEKVEIQPSTKPTIQINEIIPEEPENNARKSTNSTDTNEKNTSTGNVRKSPRLKEKIKQNTSVIEKESSQVDHDEPTVETKNTSLNKSLETSIPKESENKDEETANIKISQKNRHSLLTSNLLKNLNTEAKTNNVHLNKSTSALETKRNGNKKRNRTKSWTIATVENENNFYSDNEGLRKKQTDGTKIPIVQLNKFNSGDGLNTSMDKGKVNKSKIKGNGNSFMEGDIDTSMTDVINKSINKKNNENKSLLNQSSNEKNNLNVTNKLFETEPSCDIQTIVYIDEDSDTNSVKVGIQNRHEHEDQCVPVIQHSDQLEKDISQFSVMSQKNDSIKANVSNNANLMNDSCEPMDVDETIPESSLIPEIKPNKIYSSSPSVLLDKSESKEKQLNKSKRNSSILLNLNKSENENKSTLILSQLKDSSSGDINNVTKSPQIKQSLLLKTTDDLNATQENDNNKRNLSLNYVTTSTPLQQKNLQKLGNINTSIIANNDTNNIKNKINLSRNDKTSDNVDNEISSEEETSQNNINEISKNKSNLNNSLNKTENNKEKSMSKNEKEKITSQTSKDSIDSTEENKSINNKINKMESNSSNSSKKSVIKSFPSTDSDDEMASNDESQESVNLIDDEAEDAGDSYESGDSQNENERQYLKENEILDKGETLTSDDDLSDDSDYEKDSFVVSSAEEDNELLDGTEDDLSMSDNELKMTKESKKKYDERKKKEQKKASREMYESRHKLNISNKSSSSEVGNSKRRKKQQLSSSESEDETEVKSKKKNHRMRLDSSHEVSLWENENGNKISDKKRKSLSESYCDDNAVNEKEITVCNESLKEIDPLTTHIKEEQKTPKKADSSIAFINTENDPNMESELTKTQTEFLDPLEDSMADEDSLSSDNENIIQNYDSILEGLNKTNNTKSKKCDISLNIDKKKDKKKNTAIIDELNLTQIKSAKKVKNNKQKQKESNTLTENKIIKPDIDRDSSPDSIDLHLLFSEDSNSSENIENKKNTSNTEEFIPLKRIEGKTDIRENTDMSNQADKLSNLDISYNKKNKKHKSKTATTSDNTNENDESFFIDTEGAIAQCNNSLNKSSSKKNKKKLSLVNNDNLDEDNDEIKDKKDVSIAVNKSGANDNSDSDGPMDVPFKKENRNSKIQENLHEDRKDETDGASNKSVTKTPNSEKKKKKKLTESLNLEPTVKETDLNGSLSKNKKKKATDMINEESTQKDVPEQVVDESITKTPGSKKKKRMSQSEIQEQVPNAEDAPTDKSFSTPSNILKKKKQLIYSPESVQIEPKEELSLDVSKIKTPGSQKKKKLSLQSQDCEQSGDLHETKLNTSKIKTPGSQKKKNVTVSHLLVSENEKEDFNIMTPGSAESKKTNSLFSSVESNLLTTAEEFNDSKNTKKRKRKSSQTTPEDTVLEDKLNTPKKLNESLVGSQKKKRKVSQNEEAVRNTEPILNENLGQSNVGKKKKLKNETHPKVQNTTTEVKTNKRKVRDDDDGNKIAKVAKENSFDTVHVPRLPTSILKQLDDKPKQLSTAKKLKLVSTTQFSVAEARRRRNKPSNYLEESVYINDDEYENKKQKKVLPKPKVLPFVPTVLTSASGYTTNFKVNVIPTEMKFVAQSNTISNFKEDFLFNKNIRRHGTYELYKRKRNIKISKF